The genomic window TAGCAGTATAAATTAACATAAATGGATTCTAAACAAGCATTCACGGATTTTATCCAACAGTTCCCAAAAGATATCCAAGCGAAACTGAATCAGCTTGTCGACATCATCGAACAATGCGTCCCACAAGCGGAGAGAACCATGGCTTACGGAATACCTACATTTACATATTTTGGAAATTTGATACATTTTTCTGCTTATCAATCACATATCGGTTTATATCCGGGAGCAAAAGCCATAGAGCATTTCAAAAGACAAATTGATCACTTGAAAACCTCCAAAGGCACTATTCAATTTCCAAATGAAGTAGCATTGCCGGATAAATTGATACGTGAAATATGTCTCTATTGTAAAAATCAGAATGAAGAAAAGATAAGAGCTTCCAAGCAATCAAAGTACTGTGAAAATGGACATTTATTGCCTCCACGCAAGGTGTGCACTTTCTGTCCAAAATGCTCCATAGGAGATGCGGATAAAAGTAAAGCTTTTGATATTTTAGCTTCACCTGCAAGAAGAGCGCTGCAAGCACATCAAGTCTATAATTTGGCTGATTTAGGGAAGTTTACAGAGACAGAGATTGCATCCTGGCATGGGATAGGACCTTCTGCTTTAGATCATTTAAGATCCATGATGAAACAAGAGAAGTTCACTTTTTTAAGGGATTGATTCATGTGGTTCGCTTTTGTATTGACTTCGGTTTTGCTATTTGTAGTGGGAATATTATTTGGCTTGGTGGGTGCAGGAGGTGGAGTGTTGACCATTCCGGTTTTGGTCTATGTATATGGATTGCCATTGACTGAAGCAGTACCTGGATCTTATCTTGTAGTTGCATTGAGTAGCGGTGCAGGAGTTTTATATTTGAATCATAAGCAAGGCATTGATTTGAATGCTTTTGTGCGATTTGGGACGATTTCAGTCATTGTCATTGCTTTAACCAGAGTGTTTGTTCAACCTGCGATACCAGAACATTTGGAATTAGGATCCGGTCTGGAGCTAGCTAGTGAGAAAGTATTGATGGTGCTATTCACCTGTATATTGTTACTTTCTGCTTATTTTTTGATGTATCCACCCAATTTTGGTCGAGAAATCATGCAAGACAAGAGGTATATGGTTTTTCTTGGAATCTTGGTTGGTTTGGTTACCGGCTTGGTGGGTGCAGGAGGTGGATTTATCATAGTTCCGGCTTTGATTTTGGGTCTGGGAGTTCCGATGAGTCAAGTAGCGGGAACTTCTCTTGCCATCATTTGTTTGAACACAATGCTCGGTTTTTTGATCAGCAGTAGTCATATCCCTGTACATCATTTGTGGCATTTTATGGCATTTGCATTGGCTTGTGTGTGTGGCCTTGTGATCGGAGTGCAGCTCAGGAATTATTTTTCTGAAATGTATTTGAAAAAAATGCTGGCATTTATCCTTATTGGTATTGCGGGTGTGATTTTGAAAAACGAATTTTATAAATGATGAAAATAAATATTGTAAGTGCAATTTTTTCTCTTTTGGTCATTGGATTCACGATATCTTGTGCAAATGGACAAGGAAAGCCAAATGACATCAAAACACAGTTGACCAAGAATCCCGGTAAAGTCATCGACGTGCGCACATTGGATGAATGGAATGAGGGACATTATTCAAAGGCGATTCACGCAGATTGGTACAATGGGGACTTTCAAAAGTTGGCTGAAACTTTGGACAAAAACGAGAATATCTACCTGTACTGCCGAAGTGGTGGAAGAAGCGGTTCCGCAACTGATTATCTAAAGCAGAGAGGATTCAAGAATGTGTATAATTTGGGAGGATATTCCAATTTCAAAGGAATTGATTAGTTTGATTTTTTTAGAGATTGGAACTAAACGTATTGTGCTATTTATTGCAGTAACTTATAGTAGTTTGATTTGACAACATCTTGGAATATTGACCCCCGCAGGTCATCAGGAACAAATGGTATTGAAAAAGCCATTCTAGTTGGGATTATTTTACCTGATCAGTCTGATGCTTTAATACAGGAGCATTTGGATGAATTGGAGTTTCTCGCGCTGACAGCCGGAGCAGAAAGCATCTACAGAGTGACCCAAAGGTTAAACGGACCGGACTCGCGCACTTTTATTGGGAAAGGAAAAGCTGAGGAAATCAAAACTTACATGGAGCATTTCCCGGTAGATCTGGTCATTTTTGATGATGATCTTACCGGAAAGCAACAGAATATTCTGGAAGAAATGCTCAAAGTAAAAATTTTGGATAGGTCTTCGTTGATACTCGATATATTTGCCAATCGCGCTCAAACTGCACAAGCTAAAACTCAAGTGGAGTTAGCCCAGTTGCAGTATATCTATCCGAGATTGAGAGGCATGTGGACACATCTTGAGAAGCAGCGAGGGGGAATAGGTATGAGAGGTCCCGGTGAGCAGGAAATAGAAACCGACAGGCGAATCGTTAAAGAGAAAATTTCATTGCTCAAAAGAAAGCTTGAAAAAATAGATCTTCAGAATACGACTCAACGAAAAAACAGGGACGAAATGATTCGGGTTTCATTGGTCGGATATACTAACGTCGGTAAATCTACCTTGATGAATGTATTGAGTAAGTCTGATGTATTCGCGGAAAACAAACTTTTTGCAACACTTGACACAACAGTGCGTAAAGTCGTTTGGGATGCTATGCCTTTTTTACTTTCAGATACAGTTGGGTTCATTAGAAAGCTACCTCACCATCTCGTGGAGAGTTTTAAATCAACCCTTGATGAAGTAAGAGAAAGCGATATTCTCGTGCATGTCATCGATATTTCACATCCTCAATTCAGAGATCATATCAATACGGTATTAGCTACTTTGCAAAGTCTTCATGCTGCTGATAAGCCAATGCTTATGGTGTTGAATAAAATAGATCAATATCGGGAAAAGTATTTTGACAAATTACTGGATCCCCTAACGAAAAATGAACTGGAGAAGGATCTTTTATATTCAGTTACAGAACAATATCAAATGTCTGCATTATTTTTGTCTGCAAGAAACCTGGAGAATATCGAACAGTTTAGGACGATGCTTAAAGAAATGATTGCCAGACAATATTTGGTACGATATCCTTACAAAGCCAGACAATGGTGATCTTGAGTACTTCCTGGATTTTAAAAATAATTTTATATACTCATTCATATTTTCCTTTAAAATAACCATTGAAAAATCTCATCCGGTATGGATAGAATGGATTTCTTTTGGGACGATCATTTTTAAAGACAAAGGAGACTGCAAAATAACCCGTGATCGTTTTTGAGGTGGTGTCAATGCTTGAAATCGAAATTTTATTTATTTCCGTGGTATCCAAAATAAAAGCATCTATATTGATATCACCGTCGATGTGTGTAAAATCCGAATTCAAAGTCGATCGATTTTTGTCGCTCTGATAATCAGAAATTTTGTAGCAACCTATTTTGAATGGAATATCCCAAATCACTAATTCTTCATTAAGTGCGCTGTCTATATTTCTTCCGAATAAAAAAATATATAGAAAATTACTATCGTTAAAATCTTTTTGAATAATGGGTTCAAACCAAGTCAGTTGGTTGACTTTGGTACAATATGCTTCGCCATGAGGATTGGGGAAGAAGGGATTGCCGATGACCCTGCTTGTACTGTCCTGAATTTCTTCTTTTTCTATGCAAGGAGGAGGAGCAATGTTTTCGACCTTGCTGCATGAAAAGGCACAGAAGACAAGAAAAGAGAAATAGTATTTCATATTGAACTTAATCAATTTCCATCATTCATATTTTCCTTTAAAGTAACCATTGAAAAATCTCATCCGGTAGGGATTAAAGGGATTTCTTTTGGGACGATCATTTTTAAAGACAAAGGAGATTGCAAAATAACCCGTGATCGTTTTTGAGGTCGTATCAATAGCGGATACAGATATTTTATTTATTGCAGAGGTGTCGAGAATAAATCTGTCTATGACAATATCATGATCTATGTTTTCATATGTTGCATTTAACTTATTATTTGAAGTAATATACTCTAATTCATCAATTTCATAACAACCTGCTTGAAATGGAATGTCTATAATATAAAAATCATCCACCAATGCACTATCAGCATCTAATCCAAAAAACTCAATATAAAAAAGTGAATTCTGATTAGGATATCGCTTAATGTGAGGCTCAAACCAAGTCAGTTGGTTGACTTTGGTACAATATGCTTCGCCATGAGGATTAGAGAAGAAGGGATTTCCGATGACCTTGCTCGTACTGTCCTGAATTTCTTCTTTTTCTATGCAAGGAGGGGGAGCAATGTTTTCGACCTTGCTGCATGAAAGTGTACATATGACAAGAAAAGAGAAATAGTATTTCATATTGAACTTATTAATTTTCCATCATTCATATTTTCCTTTAAAATAGCCATTGAAAAATCTCATCCGGTAAGGATTGAATGGATTTCTTTTGGGACGATCATTTTTAAAGACAAAGGAGACTGCAAAATAACCCGTGATCGTTTTTGAGGTCGTATCAATAGCGGATACAGATATTTTATTTATTGCAGAGGTGTCGAGAATAAACTCATCAATTATAATATCATAATCAATATTTCTGTAATAAGCTTCCACTAATTTGGTATTTGGATCAACAGAATTTGCTTCTATTTTGTAACATCCGATATTTAGTGGAATATTATAAATGACGAATTCATCTGATGCAATTTTATTTGAGTCTAATCCAATTAATCTTAGATAAAAGAAAGTTTTTTCGTATTCCCCAATATAAGGCTCAAACCAAGTCAGTTGGTTGACTTTGGTACAAAATGCTTCGCCATGAGGATTGGGGAAGAAGGGATTTCCGATGACCTTGCTCGTACTGTCCTGAATTTCTTCTTTTTCTATGCAAGGAGGAGGAGCAATGTTTTCAACCTTATTGCATGAAAGTGCACATATGACAAGAAAAGAGAAATAGTATTTCATATTGATCTTATTAAATTTTCATCATTCATATTTTCCTTTAAAATAGCCATTGAAAAATCTCATCCGGTAAGGATTGAATGGATTTCTTTTGGGACGATCATTTTTAAAGACAAAGGAGACTGCAAAATAACCCGTGATCGTTTTTGAGGTCGTATCAATATCGGATACAGTTATTTTATTTATTGCAGAGGTGTCGAGCATAAACTCATCAATGATGACATCTTCATATATATTATCGTACGTGCTATTTAATTTTGATTTATCCTTTTCCGGGTTGGTTCCGGTAATTTCATAACAACCAATTTTAAATGGAATTCTGTTCACTCTTAATTCGTCAACCAATATACTGTCTTGATCTCTCCCGAATAATATTAAATAAAAAGTAGATGAGTCATTTTTGTATTTAATTGATATGGGTTCAAACCAAGTCAGTTGGTTGACTTTGGTACAATATGCTTCGCCATGAGGATTGGGGAAGAAGGGATTGCCGATGACCCTGCTCGTACTGTCCTGAATTTCTTCTTTTTCTATGCAAGGAGGAGGATCAATGATTTCGACATTGCTGCATGAGGATGTTATTAATGTGCTGATCAGCAAAGAATACATAAATTTATTCATGATAGAATTTTAGAGTTTGATATTTGCCATTTTTGTATATGATATGACATATGTATATACCTATAGGAATTGAATTAAATTCCGAAATTCTGGTAATCCCTTTATTCCATTCTTCAATCCTGCGGCCATCGACCGCAAATATTGTATATGAGTGTATCAGATCAGGATTTTCAAAAATGATACCATTAAGCTGATCAAGTGATATCAATGATCCTTTGGTATTTCTTTCTTCTGCATGAGCCTGAGCATTAGGACAATTGAAGCATTTGATCTTGCGGCTCACCATCGTACTGTATCCATCTGTCAGGCTGGTCACTCTAACCCGGACAAAATGATATCTGACTCCGGATACGAGGCATGGGTCATAATTGATGTTGGGGCCAATCCCTATTTGGATCGCATCACTAAAATCGCCGGTGATACTCCTCTCCCAGACATATGTATAGGGAGGCTGGCCTATAAAGCCAAGATCAGGCTGCCTGATGAAAGTACGTAGAAAGTAGCTGCCGCAGCTTATAAAACTGCCCAGTAAAGACACTTGTAAATTATTCTCTGATCTATGAGAGGCTACAGTACAACCTGAGGTGCGAATCTTGCCTGCATTGTTGTTGATATCATTTCCGGTAGGGATGCTTGAGTTGTATTTGGCAAACAGATCAGAATAGTGCATGATATAAGGACGCTGTCCGGAATTCATAATGGTATATTGATTTGTTGAAGTTTTCCAGGCAAATGCACAGTCTTGAGGATCTGGTGGACTCCCACCCGTCTTTCGTTGATGGTGAGCTTCAAATAGATGCCCAAGTTCGTGAGCATAAGTATAATCCGGTGCATCGATATAAGAGACCTCTATTATACCCATCGCTCGATTTGGGTCAACCACTTCATTCACAACATGACCTAAAAATGTTTTATAATTTTGGTTAGTAATTAAAAATAATAGATCAGCTTTATTATCATTTCTTATTTGATTAACTTGAGGAGAAGATCTTAAATTAATAACATCCTCTGTTATATATCCTTCTTCAGAATAATTTGTAAAGTTATAATAATCAACGACTGTTTCTATGCGATGGGGAATCAATGAATTGCGGAAGGCGGTATTGATGTTTTCTGTCCACTGTTTTACAAGGCCTGGAATTTGGTTTCGGTCAGGCAACTTAGTCTCTGCTTCGGGAGTGATCAGTAGCAAAATTTTAATGACCGATGCGCATACTGAATTAGCACAACCAAACTGAGGTTCATCTTCATTTGAAGCCGAATTTTCGCTTTCTCCAATATCACAAGCAGGTCTGCCGACAGGATTATCAGAAAACTTGATACATAGGGTAGTATCAGCTTTTAAAGGATAAAATTGCATATAGTACGGGGCGCATGTACTAACATTGATTTTGTTTTACCCTCTGATATAGCTGTAAACCAACCTTCAGCGTTGACAAATTTGCCGGAATAAGTATAATTGGAGTCATTTGTAAACTGGTAATCCATTGGTTCGATGGTTTGATTCGTAATGAATCCCGGAATATTCAACTGAAACTGTGCTGAATCATTCAAAAAGTCAGGCAACTTCCCCAATATAGCAAAACAATACTGCAGTGTGCTAGAGTCAGTAGTTTTATATTGTATAAACTGATTAGTACTGCTATTGAATTGTTCAGGATTGTAATTTATATATTCAATGAATGAGTTATTCTGGCTATTGCTCCGACTATGGAAAGAGAAGAAAATTACAAAAAATACAAAAGTGATGCGATGAGAGTATTTCATATAAAACTATTTTAGTCAAAGTTAAACAAAATAGTTGAAAGATCCAATAGTTTTTATTGAATTATTGCTAAATTTATCATGCCTGAGCCGGACGGAGGGCTTGGTGCGTCAGCACGGAGCGCAGCGAACCCCGTAGAAGGGCGACCCGCAGGACCCTATGGTCGAGGGGCAGGCCAAGGAACACATTCATTGTAGTTTTTTGATTATTTATGTTCAAATAAACCGCTCCTACAAGATTCAACTTATGGTTTCAAAAAACCTGTCTGTTAATTCGGAGTC from Saprospiraceae bacterium includes these protein-coding regions:
- a CDS encoding DUF1801 domain-containing protein, translating into MDSKQAFTDFIQQFPKDIQAKLNQLVDIIEQCVPQAERTMAYGIPTFTYFGNLIHFSAYQSHIGLYPGAKAIEHFKRQIDHLKTSKGTIQFPNEVALPDKLIREICLYCKNQNEEKIRASKQSKYCENGHLLPPRKVCTFCPKCSIGDADKSKAFDILASPARRALQAHQVYNLADLGKFTETEIASWHGIGPSALDHLRSMMKQEKFTFLRD
- a CDS encoding sulfite exporter TauE/SafE family protein, which produces MWFAFVLTSVLLFVVGILFGLVGAGGGVLTIPVLVYVYGLPLTEAVPGSYLVVALSSGAGVLYLNHKQGIDLNAFVRFGTISVIVIALTRVFVQPAIPEHLELGSGLELASEKVLMVLFTCILLLSAYFLMYPPNFGREIMQDKRYMVFLGILVGLVTGLVGAGGGFIIVPALILGLGVPMSQVAGTSLAIICLNTMLGFLISSSHIPVHHLWHFMAFALACVCGLVIGVQLRNYFSEMYLKKMLAFILIGIAGVILKNEFYK
- a CDS encoding rhodanese-like domain-containing protein, giving the protein MKINIVSAIFSLLVIGFTISCANGQGKPNDIKTQLTKNPGKVIDVRTLDEWNEGHYSKAIHADWYNGDFQKLAETLDKNENIYLYCRSGGRSGSATDYLKQRGFKNVYNLGGYSNFKGID
- the hflX gene encoding GTPase HflX, whose amino-acid sequence is MTTSWNIDPRRSSGTNGIEKAILVGIILPDQSDALIQEHLDELEFLALTAGAESIYRVTQRLNGPDSRTFIGKGKAEEIKTYMEHFPVDLVIFDDDLTGKQQNILEEMLKVKILDRSSLILDIFANRAQTAQAKTQVELAQLQYIYPRLRGMWTHLEKQRGGIGMRGPGEQEIETDRRIVKEKISLLKRKLEKIDLQNTTQRKNRDEMIRVSLVGYTNVGKSTLMNVLSKSDVFAENKLFATLDTTVRKVVWDAMPFLLSDTVGFIRKLPHHLVESFKSTLDEVRESDILVHVIDISHPQFRDHINTVLATLQSLHAADKPMLMVLNKIDQYREKYFDKLLDPLTKNELEKDLLYSVTEQYQMSALFLSARNLENIEQFRTMLKEMIARQYLVRYPYKARQW